From Rhopalosiphum padi isolate XX-2018 chromosome 2, ASM2088224v1, whole genome shotgun sequence:
ATAGAAATgataatcatgttttataaaataaaaaacaagtaaCTAAAAATGGAGTGTACTAATGTATTGATCAGCAGAaagcaattaaattaaatgtatcctttaacttttgaataaaataataaaaaaaaaaagtaaatatataaggAAAGAAATACTGTATCTGAcatctaaatttttatacagataatcAAATTTTGTTTGCTCAGTGTCTTATTACGGAATGAGTACAGATAACTcagtactgtataatatatggacTTTTAGAAGTGAAAAATATTAGTGTGAAGCACATTGTACATTTCTGGTGGGTCCGTCTTCATCATTGTAAGCCTCACGTCTGGATTGTCTCCTAGAGTCATATTCTGGATCCATCTCTATAAGAGCTACTTCTTCAGAATTCTCCGGAATAGTTTCAACAGGTCTATATAATGGAAAGAGAcagattattatacattaaataattaacaatgcaTTAGATATATTAAGATGCACTTGGACAAGCCATAAGATGACGGCTTGATTTGTTTCTTACCTAGGAGGAAGACACGTTTCAAGCAAAGGTATCTTGGAAGGTGTCAATGTTTCGGGGAAATTAACCAGGAACTGAATGATCATGCGACCTTTTTCAAATGGGTTCTTATACTGAGGCATACCTTCACCCACAACACATTTGACATCACCATGTTTCAAAACTTcacctataattaatttattcatgttagtaataattttaaatacttttaaaatattatttttttatttaccggCATCAGAATTAATAACCAAAGAACGATCATCTAAAGTCTTTACCACTTTCTTGAATCCACACAATGCCTCAACTAATTCAATTTCCAAACGAAGAATCAAATCAGTTCCGCTTCTCCTGTAGGAACAAGAATAATGATTaattggtattaaaatattcattaaatgccatatttttttttttttttttaagaataaatacatAGAAGACAACTATTcacatcaaattaatattatatatcgcgACTTACTTATATAAACGATGTTCTTTTTCATccaacacgataataatatcaccAGGTTCAAGTCCAGGTTCTTGATCACCTTCtccattaaatgttattttttgtcCATCAACCATGCCTTTATCTACATTTACTTCCAAAATCTTTCTTTCTCGAGTAACCTAATTGTTCATTAAAaagttattgttttgttttaaggaatcttaaaatcaatataccttTTTTCCATTACAATTTCTACATCGATCCTTGGGGTTGATGCGTTCACCCTGTCCACGACATTCACTGCACATAGATTGCACTTGTTGTATCATACCAGGTCCCAACTGATGAATTTGCACTTGAATTCCACTGCCTTGACATCCTGGGCATTGCTCTACAGCTCCTTTCTTACCACCTCTACCTTCACATTtgtcacatataatatttttttctagtgcTAATTTTCGTACACAGCCATTGTAAAGATCCTCAAGAGAAACACTTAATTGATGTACAACATCTTTGCCTTTTTGAGGTCCATGACGACCACGGCCACGACCACCACTTCCGCCAAATTGACCAAAGAACATGTCAAACAGATCCATAGGTGAAGAGAAGGAGTTACCCACTCCACCCTCTTTAAGCGCTTGTTCGCCACCTTGGTCATATAAACGACGTTTTTCTGGTGTAGTTAATACTTCATAAGCTTGAGAAATTTGTTTGAACTAAAATTCAGAAATAATTAACTCTCATTAATAggcaacttaaaataataaatattaaaaaaatacataaacctATCGAAGAAAATaactatttagaataaaaaataataatttattaccttttCACCCTCATTAGGGTTCTTGTCAGGATGATACTTTAGGGCTAATTTTCTATATGCTTTTTTAAGCTCATCATTCCCACAATTAGGTTTGACACCTAAGATATCATAGTAAGTTGTTTCTTTAACCATTTTGTTATGGTTAACTCCAACTAATTAAgtctgaaaagaaaaaaatttgttaaattttgaatacaaGAAATACTTATAtgatgattaataaattatcacctgtaatcaacaataattatatgtactaaaaataattttaaaacaacccaattattaattaccaattATTGATAGAGTAAACTAGTTTATTTCTTCCTATATTGACTACATATtgcagaaaattaaataaatatttattaagtatttaaggtATTTATTTAGTGTACTTAAGAAGTGTTAAACAACACCAATAAaccgaaaatattatgttttattgttaatattattcttaaaaagatcataatataggtttctaatataaatttaaaatttaactcttAATGTATTACTACAAAATTAAAGGACGTTAATGTAAAGTATCAATGTACTTTGTATATATACTGTTATTCATATTAGCCGATGTGTAAATGTCAAAAATCCGCTGATGGGTATAAGGTGTACCCACGTTTCCGTACCAATACACCACTGATTCtaatctttatatttaaataaatcaaattatcatGAAGTATCTTATCTCAATGATCGAGTGATATTaccatttaaattatcattcaattcaaaaaccatacaatatatattgtacctataccaCTTTATAGGCAAagataataggtactatataaacattaacatctttatctaaaaaaaaaaaccaatttcatCAAGAATTGTGTCaacataacaaaatgttaacCAAGATTCACATTTTTTACTagcaaaataatgttaatattcaaaaattattttgagagACATAAATATTGAcacttattaatagtaaaaattagaatatatgtacaattaatttaaaaagtatataataataatgtaataaaatacacaattataattgtcattattgagaaggaaattttaaaaatgttgatataactACTAATACAACTTTGGACATAAAACAAgtgaacatttaattaaaagtacatcatgttacattatttaatcatataagagttatttaaatgaaaaaaagttgtaaaacaatattgatGTGTAATTATGTTAATTGTAAATACCCAAAGGCATCCTAATTGACaacaatcttttaaaaaaacactCGAGAACAACCAAATCCCAAATCAACAAATTGCCTACGCCATGTGTAGATGCCAATACAACTGTAACATACACCTGAAATCATTCGGCAATCGTCAATATTAACAGTCCAcatcgaaataaaaattttcaatggCAAATCCCGTTCACACGGAAATgcgcacacgcacgcacgcacaaaCATACACAAGCATATCATTATTCGCTTGTATTAGTGTGCGTATATACCCGTTTATATCTTCACACAAGCACATACACCAAAAACTAAATTTTCCTTTGTCGCGACAACAGACTGGCGTAATGGTCTTGCTCAAAGACCTCGGTACGGTACGGAAACCAAAACCACGCCGTACAGGGGGCCGAACTGCCGAGGGGTGTCGCACACGCCGAACAATGGCGAATTTCTAAAATCACAATCGGCTACCCGACTCGGGGAGTATGTacgacataaaattataaatatacgggAATGCCGAATCATCATCGATCCGATCGATACTCCATAATACGCAAAATTAGCAGTTCACGGTCATTGACGACGGCGGGGGAAGGCAGCACCCCGGACCCGAAACAATGGCGATACATCCGGCGATCCCACATTATTAAACGagcttataatttttactcCGTAGGTACTCACCTTGTCAAAACTATGATACCGGACCACAACAATAAGATTTCTCAGCGTGTCTTGAAGGATTTAGGTCCGTTCGGAGCGCACACAGTACTTAATATGTTCTATTATCTGACGATCGTTGTTAGCACGCGAAACAGGTGACGCGCGTCCGACAATGAACGACTGCGTAGCTACGAAAGCGGATTGTGAAAGGCCAAGCCGACAAGTACGACGTTTTATCGAATACGGAATGAGTATGTAGTTTCTAGAACGTTCGCGCAGCGGTAGTGGTCGCGTTTGGACAACTCTTTGCACACAATATGCAAACGCAGACTCCTTGACATCAGCCGAACGTTACCCCCAACGTGCACTGGTTTTCCCTTGAATTGCACGCACTGCGTAGAAGCAATACAACCAAGGTTGAAGATATTAATATACCTGAACAGTGAATATAACCATAATACAACCACAAATCACGGATATCACGATGTAGAGAACATCGGAtactatagtatctatatccgtgccACAGATacagatattattatctactatggctgtagattttatattatttatattataatttagtaattatagatatatattatctataatagccGTACTTACAACTCTACttaccacgattaaagatataacTTTAACTTTGCAACTTATTGGTCGTGGTTCTCTGATATCACTCATGTATCTCatgctcattagtcattactcaatGTCGaagataaatatgatattatttgtgtattaccCATGAGGtcataaatgtaaaaacaaataacaatattaaaaggtataaataaataataataaatactaagttGCGTATAAACCACTATAGTCGATGAATCTAAGTATAGTAactactaattagtaataagtagtcgaccaattttattttaattcaaatttacattgaattattatgtcatacaaaaatttaaatcataataatatcattgatcaatgataatattatgcgtaatcAAATATTCATCTCTAGCTCGATccgaaataatttgattttgcgCATTACTATGATACCTACTCTACGCCAATTGCCAGTGGTCGGCAATCGGCGGCCTATTATGCGGCTATTAATTGTAAATGGATCGCTTAAAATtctataacgattttttttttttaatacattttattattttaaagttttaggcagtattttttttcatattaaataatttaaaaatataaaagtttcatTTTTGTCTGGTCCGTGagctatttttaatttgtaacaaaAAGATTACCGACCACTACTCTACgcctatacatagtatatattatttaatagaactTAGTTctgcaaattataaatacaaagtaGTAAATGTAACCATACTACCATAGGCAGAACTAGGAAGATGCACAGTGGACTATGCTCTCCCCCCAcccattattaaaaacatttttctattaatgaataatatttgactattttgaagtaaataatatcatttaattaaaaagaattttactatattgtttattataagaaaaataagtaCCTTCCTATTATGTCCATATTTACCTGTAAACAGTGTGAACTGTGAACTATTCACTTTTTGTGAATCCCAAAAATATTAGTCTCTACTCTCTAGTTACGACtagtaaatgatttttatttcatttaaaatattgatttatacccGTAATtaccgtaataataattttaaaaacaacaataattaccaAATGATTATTCAAACACGATTCTAATAGAAGTccgattaaaatcaaatttatatttaagtaggtatacagaAATACAGAATACTGACATAAATTGTAtgagcattttaattttaaattctaagctgagcaatgaatgtattgattttacaataatatatttttgtgtgtgtatgtgagtatatacacaatttataatacaaaaagagcttcgattttcaacttaAGGAGTGGTTTCTGGTAGCAAATTACACTTCATTTTCAAtacatgattaaattattaaaatattttgcgtaatatataaacatttgacatttttaactttttaaatacaaagttccttaaaagtttttatgatcactacctatttaatagtataaaatatacataggtataatgttTACAgcctttttaatttcaaattttagttaaaaatatataaaatgttcaaattcaatttatttgtttattaacttttatttagtatagtctccgcttataataatttttcatatgcaatgatttttctgtttttcattaaattaaaatttaacacattcattataaACCTACAGTCCTAGGTACAGTACATCAGAaaaatttttccttttttatgtatttatctataaaataatcatatagacCATTATCGTATAAGTCGTTAGccatttcaaaattgtattaattattatacatattaggttatatattttttgtttgaattttcaACTCAGCGATTTGACAATAGAATATtggaataataacttttaatgtaggtaataaataaattaaaatggacGTTGGTATTCAAaggtcataaactcataactcataaccATATATTGTTATTCAACATTCAAAGGTCAGCTTAAAAcactctattttattataaaacacataatattttcttaccttttgtataattttttttttttaaagaataattacaATGCAATCTATCtgtatgtacaataaaaacGGTATAATTGCAGAtttataaaagtacctatactcGGCACTCGGCACTGTCTAAcagcttaaataaatattttatcacgaaTATGGCATATACTTATACCTAAtggctataatataaatataatgtattatgtgtactgtgtaggtacctatatatagtgtaatattaaatattaatatattattgccgtGTTGCCATGTATAGGTatgatgtaaaaattatatcatactgacatctaaaaattataataaacaaatatttgatgaatgtgtaaattatttattactatattttatagatctTTGCCTTTTTTACTGAGCATAAATGATGCGTGATTTTCACTAGTCGTCGACTCGTCGTGACTTTATAACGGATATGTACAAACACACGAATGGACGAAAGTTTCGAATAGTACTAAACTACTAACATAACTACATTATTATCGAATGTGATAATGTACATTATTCTGTGAGCttttctgtataatttatatcagtaataaaaagtcgtaaatattttgtgtgtcgaaaaatcgaatttataagTTATCTTGTTAACTTTATCGAATATAAAGCTGTATcgttataatctatttatttatagattctATACTTTTATAGGCACCATGTAGGTATAACGATTGAAACAAatgcgattatattattatttatttcctcaCCTTACTCTACACTATTATATTCTTCTAAATTGTAGGTATTTTCATATCATCTGTTTGATaacttaaagttataatattatatatttatatacaatttagtataattttgatttttttttttactattaaaatgtacgaaaataaaattattatgatatttttatttttttaaaacagtatcatctgttttataacttataatattataaattatagtatatttttttatatatgtacctatcttCCGTCGTGTATAGGAACTttcatttcaaatatataatgtatgatttaacatattatgtaattttgtaaCTGTTATTCTCATGTAGAAACTTACAATTCCCATTTGGAGGACTATGGAGGTGCCCACTATTCAGAGAgggtaaattgttaaaattcataaaggaataaatatttaaaatgaaaaaatatgcactacctagttatgttaaatttaattataataatgtcgttATACCTAACCTGGCtaacctaataataaaaataatgtatacatatttaaaaaattgattaaaaaaggCATGGGGTACAAACAATTCAATTTGATGGGAAAAAGTTGGTTTTTAAGTGGACTATAAGCaactttttaatacattaccAGTGTCAAGTTGCTCTTGTAGTCTTGTGAGCATGCAGCATTTTTGAAATAGGTAAGCGATGGTTAAATCAAAACTTCGtagtacaaaataattcaaGTATTCAACAaagacttaattaatttttttcattatttattgaacAGAAAATGATTAACAACCTAAACTACGatgaaataataaagtaattcaAGCTTATAACAAAAACGTCGACttgagttataaaaatatatttaatttatagaaatagtttaaaaaaaattgtaggtaattatataataaaatgtacaataaaaaaataaaaataaaaaaattgtatttatgtattatgtgttgtgtatgtatatttcatttttataaaaatgttcttgGCTATATACTTGTGAACAAATCCTACTAATCTTAGACATGCCTATGGCTACCTCTTTATTCTTCCCGAGATGGTGTGAGGTATTGGGGTAACAGTGTATCACTTATGAGTAGTCAGTCTACTCAGTCTACTCATCGTCATAATCATCTCGCCTCGCATCAACTCGCGGTGGTTATGGGTAGGTACTACTCCATTTCGTATAGGTTTTTTAGTCACGAGTCAACCAAGGACATAAATCATAgccagtaaaatataaaataaattttttttctatcgaaATT
This genomic window contains:
- the LOC132919597 gene encoding dnaJ homolog subfamily A member 1, with the protein product MVKETTYYDILGVKPNCGNDELKKAYRKLALKYHPDKNPNEGEKFKQISQAYEVLTTPEKRRLYDQGGEQALKEGGVGNSFSSPMDLFDMFFGQFGGSGGRGRGRHGPQKGKDVVHQLSVSLEDLYNGCVRKLALEKNIICDKCEGRGGKKGAVEQCPGCQGSGIQVQIHQLGPGMIQQVQSMCSECRGQGERINPKDRCRNCNGKKVTRERKILEVNVDKGMVDGQKITFNGEGDQEPGLEPGDIIIVLDEKEHRLYKRSGTDLILRLEIELVEALCGFKKVVKTLDDRSLVINSDAGEVLKHGDVKCVVGEGMPQYKNPFEKGRMIIQFLVNFPETLTPSKIPLLETCLPPRPVETIPENSEEVALIEMDPEYDSRRQSRREAYNDEDGPTRNVQCASH